One genomic window of Methanosalsum zhilinae DSM 4017 includes the following:
- a CDS encoding KamA family radical SAM protein, whose protein sequence is MSELWKEQLENSIDSLEKLEKIINLTDDERQAIKTLDTRWGTTPYFASLMDKDDPNCPIRRQVVPSLEENTNKYGMQDYLVWKENRATDEVRPDSIARQYRDRVAFTVTGKCGIYCRHCFRKELVVDRDLKLDFNIDEGIEWISQHPEVRDVLVTGGDPLLLPDEKIKYLIDSLREIPHVEMIRIGSRLPIVLPHRITDNLKEILGGYHEVPVWLNTQCNHPKEITDLTKRAVYDLLTCGVNVGNQAVLLKGINDDVGTIRSLHQELLSARIRPYYLFYCEPAPGIDHFRTPVEKGSELIRDGLRGHTTGLAQPMHVIATNVGKIPLMRDYYIVGNDVEKYTLKNHRGETTEIPNIKE, encoded by the coding sequence ATGAGTGAACTATGGAAAGAACAGTTAGAAAACAGCATCGATTCATTAGAAAAACTTGAAAAAATAATAAATCTTACAGATGATGAGAGACAGGCCATTAAAACCCTGGACACTCGCTGGGGTACAACACCCTATTTTGCATCCTTGATGGATAAAGATGATCCAAACTGTCCAATTCGAAGACAGGTTGTTCCATCTCTTGAAGAAAATACAAATAAATATGGTATGCAGGATTACCTTGTCTGGAAGGAAAATCGTGCAACTGATGAAGTCCGTCCTGACAGTATTGCCCGCCAGTACCGGGACAGGGTTGCTTTTACTGTAACTGGGAAATGTGGTATTTACTGTAGACACTGTTTCAGAAAAGAACTTGTTGTTGACAGAGACCTGAAACTCGATTTTAATATAGACGAGGGAATTGAATGGATCAGTCAACATCCTGAGGTCAGGGATGTACTTGTCACAGGCGGGGACCCTCTGCTTCTACCGGATGAAAAAATAAAATATCTGATCGACAGTCTGCGTGAGATCCCTCATGTTGAGATGATACGTATCGGTTCCCGACTCCCTATTGTTCTGCCTCACAGAATTACCGACAATCTCAAAGAAATTCTTGGAGGATATCATGAGGTGCCTGTCTGGCTCAATACTCAGTGCAATCATCCAAAAGAGATCACTGACCTGACAAAACGTGCAGTATATGATCTTCTAACGTGTGGAGTTAATGTAGGTAATCAGGCGGTACTGCTTAAAGGTATCAATGATGATGTGGGTACAATACGCAGTCTTCATCAGGAGCTGCTGAGTGCAAGGATCAGGCCTTATTACCTGTTCTATTGTGAACCTGCACCTGGAATAGATCACTTCAGAACCCCTGTCGAAAAGGGCAGTGAACTCATACGTGATGGATTGCGGGGACATACCACAGGACTTGCCCAGCCAATGCATGTGATTGCCACAAATGTTGGTAAGATTCCTCTGATGCGGGATTACTATATTGTGGGAAATGATGTTGAAAAATATACACTGAAGAATCATCGTGGAGAAACCACTGAGATCCCAAATATAAAAGAATAA
- a CDS encoding alpha-amylase, with product MQEYAGAMMQYFHWYMPADGTLWKQLEESASTLAQVGITSIWLPPAYKGAGGEHDVGYGIYDLFDLGEFDQKGSIRTKYGTRREFIEAINAAHGAGLRVYADIVINHKLGGDRLEEFQATPYNPQNRNEPIGELQTIRAWTHFQFPGRKGKYSRLEWHWWHFNAADHNALDEDKDAVYLFEGKDFDQDVDMGKGNYDYLMGNNLDFNNPDVQKEIFYWGEWFLDTTNIDGFRFDAAKHVKISFFVDWFNHMRKYAGRDLFAVGEYWSKNHDALKNFIERTGGNILLFDMHLQQNFVTAGNQGNSYDLRNIFDNSLVKEYPAIAVTLVNSHDIQPLRPLESVVDNWFKPLAYALILLRRDGYPCIFSADYYGAQYKGMGKDGKEHEIWIDSHRWMIDKFLEARRTFKHGDQYDYFNNPDCIGWTRTGNDDHPGGMAVIMSNGDDGYKEMETTSPNTTYIDLTEQINMNVVTNRDGRGEFHCKAGSVSVWIPKKIKS from the coding sequence ATGCAGGAATATGCTGGTGCAATGATGCAGTATTTCCATTGGTACATGCCTGCTGACGGAACACTGTGGAAACAGCTTGAAGAAAGTGCTTCGACTCTAGCCCAGGTCGGCATTACATCAATATGGTTGCCTCCTGCCTATAAAGGCGCAGGTGGAGAACATGATGTAGGGTATGGGATCTATGATCTATTTGATCTTGGTGAATTTGACCAGAAAGGATCAATACGTACTAAATATGGAACTCGCAGAGAGTTCATAGAGGCCATAAATGCAGCCCATGGTGCAGGATTAAGAGTTTATGCAGATATTGTGATCAATCATAAGCTTGGAGGCGACAGACTGGAAGAATTCCAGGCTACTCCCTACAATCCACAGAACCGCAATGAGCCAATCGGGGAACTGCAAACCATCAGAGCATGGACACACTTTCAATTTCCTGGGCGTAAAGGTAAATATTCAAGATTAGAGTGGCACTGGTGGCATTTCAATGCAGCGGATCACAATGCACTGGATGAGGATAAGGATGCAGTGTACCTTTTTGAAGGTAAAGACTTTGACCAGGATGTTGACATGGGCAAGGGTAACTATGACTACCTGATGGGAAACAATCTGGATTTTAATAATCCCGATGTTCAAAAAGAGATCTTTTATTGGGGAGAATGGTTTCTTGATACTACCAATATTGATGGATTTCGCTTTGATGCAGCAAAACATGTGAAAATAAGCTTTTTTGTAGACTGGTTCAACCACATGCGCAAATATGCCGGAAGGGACCTTTTTGCAGTTGGCGAATACTGGTCTAAAAATCACGATGCTCTGAAGAATTTCATTGAAAGGACTGGCGGAAATATATTGCTATTTGATATGCACCTGCAACAGAATTTTGTCACTGCCGGAAATCAGGGTAATAGTTATGACCTGAGAAATATTTTCGATAATTCTCTGGTTAAGGAATATCCTGCAATAGCTGTAACTCTGGTCAATAGCCATGACATACAGCCCCTGCGGCCACTCGAATCAGTCGTTGATAACTGGTTTAAACCATTGGCTTATGCCCTTATACTTTTAAGAAGAGATGGTTATCCCTGTATTTTTTCCGCTGATTATTACGGTGCACAATATAAGGGTATGGGCAAGGACGGGAAGGAGCATGAAATCTGGATCGATAGTCACAGATGGATGATTGATAAATTTTTAGAGGCGCGTAGAACATTCAAACACGGAGATCAGTATGACTATTTCAACAATCCGGATTGCATAGGCTGGACCCGCACAGGCAATGATGATCATCCAGGTGGTATGGCAGTAATAATGAGCAATGGGGATGATGGTTACAAAGAAATGGAAACAACTTCCCCCAACACTACATATATCGACCTGACAGAGCAGATCAATATGAATGTGGTCACTAATAGGGATGGCAGAGGAGAATTTCACTGCAAAGCCGGATCAGTATCGGTATGGATCCCAAAGAAGATCAAAAGCTAA
- the glnA gene encoding type I glutamate--ammonia ligase: MYKTKEDVLKAVNEHDVKFIRTQFTDIFGVIKSWAIPSEDLENAFREGIMFDGSSIEGFTRIEESDMMLMPDPTTFRILPWRPKEGAVARMLGDVKLPDGSPFVGDPRYILKRAIEDAKKEGFTMNVGPELEFFVFKVDENHNPTTELTDQGGYFDFAPLDRAQDMRRDIDYALEHMGFKLEASHHEVAPSQHEIDFRFSDVLSTADNVVTFRYVVKSIASHRGYYATFMPKPLYGVNGSGMHSNQSLMTDSGKNAFYDPEGVNGLSDIARYYVGGLLSHIKEFTAVTNPLVNSYKRLVPGYEAPIYITWSDKNRSSLIRIPATRGKGTRVELRCPDPTCNPYLAFALMLRAGMDGIRNEIDPGEPVAQNIFKMTPEQKKQRSIESLPGSLKEALDLMEESEFVKETLGEHLFEQYIAGKRSEWNEYKAQVHKWEIDKYLSRF, encoded by the coding sequence ATGTATAAAACAAAAGAAGACGTATTAAAGGCAGTAAATGAGCATGATGTTAAGTTCATCAGAACTCAGTTCACCGACATATTCGGAGTAATCAAAAGCTGGGCCATACCATCAGAAGACCTTGAAAATGCATTCAGAGAAGGGATAATGTTTGATGGTTCATCAATTGAAGGATTTACCCGCATCGAAGAGTCAGATATGATGTTGATGCCAGACCCTACAACCTTCCGTATACTTCCCTGGAGACCAAAGGAAGGAGCTGTGGCCAGAATGCTGGGAGATGTCAAACTTCCAGATGGATCACCGTTTGTCGGGGATCCCAGGTATATACTTAAAAGGGCCATTGAGGATGCAAAAAAGGAAGGTTTCACAATGAATGTGGGACCTGAACTGGAATTTTTTGTATTCAAGGTGGATGAGAACCATAACCCTACAACTGAACTCACAGATCAGGGAGGCTACTTTGACTTTGCCCCCCTTGACCGGGCACAGGACATGAGGCGTGATATAGATTATGCACTGGAACATATGGGTTTCAAACTTGAAGCTTCCCATCATGAGGTGGCACCCTCTCAGCATGAGATCGATTTCAGATTCAGTGATGTACTTTCCACGGCAGACAATGTAGTAACATTCAGATACGTAGTCAAATCGATCGCAAGTCACAGAGGTTATTATGCAACATTCATGCCAAAACCCCTATACGGAGTAAATGGTTCAGGAATGCATTCAAATCAGTCGCTGATGACAGATAGCGGAAAGAATGCATTCTATGACCCAGAAGGCGTAAACGGTCTTTCAGATATTGCAAGATATTATGTAGGAGGATTGCTAAGCCACATAAAGGAATTCACAGCCGTTACAAACCCACTGGTAAACTCATACAAAAGACTGGTTCCAGGATATGAAGCACCCATCTATATAACATGGTCAGATAAAAACAGGAGTTCACTGATACGTATACCAGCAACCCGTGGCAAAGGTACCAGGGTTGAACTGAGATGTCCAGATCCAACCTGTAATCCATATCTTGCCTTTGCCCTGATGCTTCGTGCAGGGATGGATGGAATAAGGAATGAAATCGATCCAGGAGAACCTGTTGCTCAGAATATATTCAAAATGACACCTGAGCAAAAAAAGCAGAGAAGTATAGAATCACTTCCAGGAAGTCTGAAAGAAGCTCTGGATCTTATGGAAGAAAGCGAATTTGTAAAAGAAACACTGGGAGAACACCTTTTCGAGCAATATATTGCAGGTAAAAGATCAGAATGGAATGAATATAAGGCCCAGGTGCATAAGTGGGAAATAGATAAATATCTCAGCAGGTTCTAA